From the Musa acuminata AAA Group cultivar baxijiao chromosome BXJ1-2, Cavendish_Baxijiao_AAA, whole genome shotgun sequence genome, one window contains:
- the LOC135608002 gene encoding BIIDXI-like protein At5g11420 encodes MLRLLASSLFLCVASQLAAAFTDGLLPNGNFELGPKPKEMKGTQVIGRNAIPQWQITGFVEYIQWGQKQGDMLLVVPEGSYAVRLGNDASIKQKVKLSKGMRYSLTFSAARTCAQEERLNVSASPESGVLPMQTMYSSNGWDSYAWAWLAKSDEVEVVIHNPSVSEDPACGPLIDSVAIKQLIPPRRTNTNVLKNGGFEEGPYILPNTTWGVVIPPHIEDDHSPLPGWMVESLKAVRYLDADDFSVPRGRRAVELLAGKESAIAQVVRTVPGRRYALAFAVGDAGNACEGSLQVEAFAGEHTMKVPYESKGKGGWKRAVLRFTATAARTRVVFWSSNYNTRSDDLSSLCGPVLDDVSLVSVRYRKLA; translated from the exons ATGCTGCGTTTGCTTGCTTCTTCCTTGTTTCTGTGCGTTGCATCTCAACTGGCCGCAGCTTTCACAGATG GCTTGCTTCCCAATGGCAACTTCGAGCTGGGGCCGAAGCCGAAAGAGATGAAGGGCACGCAGGTGATCGGCCGCAACGCCATTCCCCAATGGCAGATCACGGGCTTCGTGGAGTACATCCAATGGGGGCAGAAGCAAGGGGACATGCTGCTGGTGGTGCCCGAGGGCTCCTACGCCGTCCGCCTGGGCAACGACGCCTCCATCAAGCAGAAGGTGAAGCTCTCCAAGGGGATGCGCTACTCGCTCACATTCAGCGCCGCCCGGACGTGCGCGCAGGAGGAGCGGCTCAACGTGTCGGCCTCCCCCGAGTCCGGTGTCCTCCCTATGCAGACCATGTACAGCAGCAACGGCTGGGACTCCTACGCCTGGGCGTGGCTGGCCAAGTCCGACGAGGTGGAGGTGGTGATCCACAACCCCAGCGTCTCCGAGGACCCCGCCTGCGGCCCCCTCATCGACTCCGTCGCCATCAAGCAGCTCATCCCGCCCCGCAGGACGAACA CGAACGTTCTGAAGAATGGGGGCTTCGAGGAAGGGCCGTACATCCTTCCCAACACCACATGGGGCGTCGTCATCCCTCCCCACATCGAGGACGACCACTCCCCGCTCCCGGGGTGGATGGTGGAGTCGCTCAAGGCGGTCAGGTACCTGGACGCCGACGACTTCTCCGTCCCGCGCGGCCGCCGTGCAGTGGAGCTCCTGGCGGGCAAGGAGTCGGCCATCGCGCAGGTCGTCCGCACCGTCCCCGGCCGCCGCTACGCCCTCGCCTTCGCCGTGGGCGACGCCGGCAACGCCTGCGAGGGGTCGCTGCAGGTGGAGGCCTTCGCGGGGGAGCACACCATGAAGGTGCCGTACGAGTCCAAGGGCAAGGGCGGGTGGAAGCGCGCGGTGCTCCGGTTCACGGCCACCGCGGCCCGCACACGCGTCGTCTTCTGGAGCTCCAACTACAACACCCGGAGCGACGACCTCAGCTCCCTCTGCGGGCCCGTCCTCGACGACGTGTCGCTGGTCAGCGTCCGCTACAGGAAGCTCGCGTGA
- the LOC135608007 gene encoding cytochrome P450 734A6-like isoform X1: MSYTVVGWSWRWCLSLGIIGACMFVALKVLDFLWWRPKRLEEHFARQGIRGPPYRFFVGCVKEMVGLMLDASSKPMMPQTSHNILPRVLSFYHHWKKIYGSTFLLWFGPTPRLTVADPDLIREIFLSRSDVFERYESHPLVRQLEGEGLVSLRGEKWAHHRKVLTPTFHMGNLKLLIPFIGKTVLDMVEKLPTSGDEVEIDVSEWFQTVTEDAITRTAFGRSYDDGKAVFQLQAQQMVFAAEAFRKVFIPGYRYQSLLVSCSATALRGRLTNVGSHRFLPTKKNTNSWKLEKEIKRSLIRLIGRRKERLGEEGKPDGSVKDLLGLMIDASASKQGAVQAASPKPVSSPPSTITVRDIVEECKTFFFAGKQTTSNLLTWTTVLLAMHPEWQERARAEVLRVCGARDLPTRDHLAKLKTLGMILNETLRLYPPAVATIRRAKAEVELGGYHIPRGTELLIPIMAVHHDARLWGPDVTQFNPARFADGASRAARHPTAFIPFGLGPRMCIGQNLALLEAKLTVAVLLQRFAFRLSPSYVHAPTVLMLLYPQYGAPILFRPLPLPSDPSTTATTHTQSLS; this comes from the exons ATGAGCTATACGGTGGTGGGGTGGTCATGGAGGTGGTGCTTGTCCCTGGGCATCATAGGGGCTTGCATGTTCGTGGCGCTCAAGGTGTTGGACTTCCTGTGGTGGCGGCCGAAGAGGCTGGAGGAGCACTTCGCAAGGCAGGGCATAAGAGGCCCCCCCTACCGCTTCTTCGTCGGCTGCGTCAAGGAGATGGTCGGCCTGATGCTGGACGCTTCCTCCAAGCCAATGATGCCTCAGACCTCTCACAACATCCTCCCAAGAGTCCTCTCCTTCTATCACCATTGGAAGAAGATCTACG gctccacATTCCTGCTGTGGTTCGGCCCTACCCCGCGCCTCACTGTCGCAGACCCCGACCTCATCAGGGAGATCTTCTTGTCGCGGTCCGACGTCTTCGAGCGCTACGAGTCCCACCCGCTGGTCCGGCAGCTCGAAGGCGAGGGGCTGGTGAGCCTCCGAGGCGAGAAATGGGCTCATCACAGGAAGGTCCTCACCCCCACCTTCCACATGGGGAACCTCAAG CTCCTGATACCTTTCATCGGGAAGACGGTTCTGGATATGGTGGAGAAGCTGCCGACCTCCGGCGACGAGGTGGAGATCGACGTGTCGGAGTGGTTCCAGACGGTGACCGAGGACGCCATCACCCGGACAGCATTCGGCCGGAGCTACGACGACGGCAAGGCCGTCTTCCAGCTGCAGGCCCAGCAGATGGTCTTCGCGGCCGAGGCCTTCCGCAAGGTGTTCATCCCCGGCTACAGGTATCAGTCTCTGCTCGTGTCATGCTCTGCTACTGCCCTCCGTGGACGTTTGACTAACGTTGGATCTCATAGGTTCCTGCCGACGAAGAAGAACACGAACTCGTGGAAGTTGGAGAAGGAGATCAAGAGGAGCCTGATCAGGCTCATCGGCCGGCGGAAGGAGCGGCTGGGGGAGGAGGGGAAGCCCGACGGCAGCGTGAAGGACCTGCTGGGCCTGATGATCGACGCGAGCGCGTCGAAGCAGGGCGCGGTGCAGGCGGCGTCGCCGAAGCCTGTTTCGTCACCGCCGTCGACGATCACCGTCCGGGACATCGTGGAGGAGTGCAAGACCTTCTTCTTCGCGGGAAAGCAGACCACCTCCAACCTGTTGACGTGGACGACGGTGCTCCTGGCCATGCACCCGGAGTGGCAGGAGCGCGCGCGGGCGGAGGTCCTCCGCGTGTGCGGTGCACGTGATCTCCCTACCCGCGATCACCTCGCCAAGCTCAAGACG CTGGGGATGATACTGAACGAGACGCTGCGGCTGTACCCGCCGGCGGTGGCGACGATCCGACGGGCGAAGGCGGAGGTGGAGCTGGGCGGGTACCACATCCCCCGGGGGACGGAGCTGCTGATCCCCATCATGGCCGTCCATCACGACGCACGGCTGTGGGGCCCGGACGTGACCCAGTTCAATCCGGCCCGGTTCGCCGACGGCGCCAGCCGCGCCGCCCGCCACCCCACCGCATTCATCCCCTTCGGCCTGGGCCCTCGGATGTGCATCGGCCAGAACCTGGCCCTCCTCGAGGCCAAGCTCACCGTCGCCGTCCTCCTCCAGCGCTTCGCCTTCCGCCTCTCCCCTTCCTACGTCCACGCCCCAACCGTCCTCATGCTCCTCTACCCCCAGTACGGCGCCCCCATCCTTTTCCGCCCCCTACCTCTGCCGTCCGATCCCTCAACGACGGCCACGACTCACACCCAAAGCCTCTCGTGA
- the LOC135608007 gene encoding cytochrome P450 734A6-like isoform X2 produces the protein MSYTVVGWSWRWCLSLGIIGACMFVALKVLDFLWWRPKRLEEHFARQGIRGPPYRFFVGCVKEMVGLMLDASSKPMMPQTSHNILPRVLSFYHHWKKIYGSTFLLWFGPTPRLTVADPDLIREIFLSRSDVFERYESHPLVRQLEGEGLVSLRGEKWAHHRKVLTPTFHMGNLKLLIPFIGKTVLDMVEKLPTSGDEVEIDVSEWFQTVTEDAITRTAFGRSYDDGKAVFQLQAQQMVFAAEAFRKVFIPGYRFLPTKKNTNSWKLEKEIKRSLIRLIGRRKERLGEEGKPDGSVKDLLGLMIDASASKQGAVQAASPKPVSSPPSTITVRDIVEECKTFFFAGKQTTSNLLTWTTVLLAMHPEWQERARAEVLRVCGARDLPTRDHLAKLKTLGMILNETLRLYPPAVATIRRAKAEVELGGYHIPRGTELLIPIMAVHHDARLWGPDVTQFNPARFADGASRAARHPTAFIPFGLGPRMCIGQNLALLEAKLTVAVLLQRFAFRLSPSYVHAPTVLMLLYPQYGAPILFRPLPLPSDPSTTATTHTQSLS, from the exons ATGAGCTATACGGTGGTGGGGTGGTCATGGAGGTGGTGCTTGTCCCTGGGCATCATAGGGGCTTGCATGTTCGTGGCGCTCAAGGTGTTGGACTTCCTGTGGTGGCGGCCGAAGAGGCTGGAGGAGCACTTCGCAAGGCAGGGCATAAGAGGCCCCCCCTACCGCTTCTTCGTCGGCTGCGTCAAGGAGATGGTCGGCCTGATGCTGGACGCTTCCTCCAAGCCAATGATGCCTCAGACCTCTCACAACATCCTCCCAAGAGTCCTCTCCTTCTATCACCATTGGAAGAAGATCTACG gctccacATTCCTGCTGTGGTTCGGCCCTACCCCGCGCCTCACTGTCGCAGACCCCGACCTCATCAGGGAGATCTTCTTGTCGCGGTCCGACGTCTTCGAGCGCTACGAGTCCCACCCGCTGGTCCGGCAGCTCGAAGGCGAGGGGCTGGTGAGCCTCCGAGGCGAGAAATGGGCTCATCACAGGAAGGTCCTCACCCCCACCTTCCACATGGGGAACCTCAAG CTCCTGATACCTTTCATCGGGAAGACGGTTCTGGATATGGTGGAGAAGCTGCCGACCTCCGGCGACGAGGTGGAGATCGACGTGTCGGAGTGGTTCCAGACGGTGACCGAGGACGCCATCACCCGGACAGCATTCGGCCGGAGCTACGACGACGGCAAGGCCGTCTTCCAGCTGCAGGCCCAGCAGATGGTCTTCGCGGCCGAGGCCTTCCGCAAGGTGTTCATCCCCGGCTACAG GTTCCTGCCGACGAAGAAGAACACGAACTCGTGGAAGTTGGAGAAGGAGATCAAGAGGAGCCTGATCAGGCTCATCGGCCGGCGGAAGGAGCGGCTGGGGGAGGAGGGGAAGCCCGACGGCAGCGTGAAGGACCTGCTGGGCCTGATGATCGACGCGAGCGCGTCGAAGCAGGGCGCGGTGCAGGCGGCGTCGCCGAAGCCTGTTTCGTCACCGCCGTCGACGATCACCGTCCGGGACATCGTGGAGGAGTGCAAGACCTTCTTCTTCGCGGGAAAGCAGACCACCTCCAACCTGTTGACGTGGACGACGGTGCTCCTGGCCATGCACCCGGAGTGGCAGGAGCGCGCGCGGGCGGAGGTCCTCCGCGTGTGCGGTGCACGTGATCTCCCTACCCGCGATCACCTCGCCAAGCTCAAGACG CTGGGGATGATACTGAACGAGACGCTGCGGCTGTACCCGCCGGCGGTGGCGACGATCCGACGGGCGAAGGCGGAGGTGGAGCTGGGCGGGTACCACATCCCCCGGGGGACGGAGCTGCTGATCCCCATCATGGCCGTCCATCACGACGCACGGCTGTGGGGCCCGGACGTGACCCAGTTCAATCCGGCCCGGTTCGCCGACGGCGCCAGCCGCGCCGCCCGCCACCCCACCGCATTCATCCCCTTCGGCCTGGGCCCTCGGATGTGCATCGGCCAGAACCTGGCCCTCCTCGAGGCCAAGCTCACCGTCGCCGTCCTCCTCCAGCGCTTCGCCTTCCGCCTCTCCCCTTCCTACGTCCACGCCCCAACCGTCCTCATGCTCCTCTACCCCCAGTACGGCGCCCCCATCCTTTTCCGCCCCCTACCTCTGCCGTCCGATCCCTCAACGACGGCCACGACTCACACCCAAAGCCTCTCGTGA